AGTTGACTTTATAGAGGACGATACACTCTCAGGCTACGCAGATGTATTTACTGGCTTAGGCTGCATGGAAGAGGAATATACTATAAAGGTCAATTCCAACATTAAACCTGTTGTACACGCAGCAAGGAAAGTCCCAGCGGCACTACGTGaggaattaaaaaatgaattgagaAGAATGGAAGATGAGGGTGTCATTGAAAAAGTAGATCATCCCACTGCATGGGTCAACTCACTTGTTATTGTTGAAAAATAAGGAGGCGGATTAAGGATATGTCTAGACCCTAGAGACCTCAACAAAGCCATTCAAAGAGAACACTATCAATTACCTACTATAGAAGAAATAGCTAGTCGACTAAGTGGCAGTCAAGTGTTCACGGTATTAGATGCCAACTCTGCCTTTTGGCAAATTAAATTAGACAAGAGCTGTACAGATCTAACAACTTTTAACACACCTTTCGGTTGCTACAAGTTCCTTCGTCTACCATTTGGGCTAAACTCTTCTGCAGAAGTATTTGCAAAACGTTTCCACCAAGCTTTCGACGTTATACAAGGGGTTGAGACATACATGGACGAAATACTGATAGCAGGTAGAACAATAGAAGAGCATGATGATAGACTTAGACAAGTTCTTGACATAGCAAGAAGGAAAGGAATCAAACTGAAGCCATCTAAATGTAGCCTAAGAGTACGACAAGTCAAGTTTGTAGGACATATCATTACAGATAGTGGTATAAAGCCTGATGACTCAAAGATTGAAGCAATACAATCCATGCCATaccctacagatcgcaaggaACTAGAAAGATTTTTGGGTATGATTAATTATCTTGGTAAATTCTTACAGAACTTGTCAGAAATAACTGCCCCATTAAGAGAGTTACTTAAACAAGACAACGAGTGGATATGGTTGGAACAACATCAGAAGGCTGTTGATTATTTAAAGAGTTTGATCACAACCGCCCCAGTTTTAGCCTTTTATGATGTTTCACAGTCAGTCAAGTTGTCTGTGGATGCTTCACAGGAGGGACTTGGAGCAGTATTAATGCAGAATGAAAGGCCAGTGGCTTATGCCTCAAGATCTCTTACAGACTGTGAAAAACgatatgcacaaatagaaaaagaaatgcttGCCATTGTCTTCGGAGTTGAACATTTCCATTACTATGTGTATGGACGTCCAATAAAGGTTGAAACAGATCACAAACCTTTGAAAGCGATTATCAAAAAGCCTTTGGCATCTACACCCCCTAGGCTTCAGCGGATGCTTCTTCGACTAATGAAATATGAAATACTGCTGGAATACAAGCCAGGCAAAGAAATGTCTATTCCAGACACACTGTCAAGAGCATCGCTACCAATCAAACATCCCTCAAGTGATGACTGGGATGCACAAGTTCATCTGATCGTCAATAGTTTACCCATGTCAGATGAATATATGAACATTTTTCAGCAGGCCACTGCAGATGATGCTGTTTTAAGGCTGTTAAAGAATAATATTATGATAGGCTGGCCAAACAAGAGAGCTGAAATTCCACAAGAAATTCGAGCATATTCAGGATTTAAAGAAGAACTTAGTGAAAGCAatggtttactttttaaaggagAAAGATTAATAGTACCAAAAGTATTGCAAAAAGAAATGCTTCAAAGACTGCACCAAGGTCATCTTGGGCGAGATAGATGTCTTGTTACAGCTAAGGAGGTGTTCTTCTGGCCTGGAATGTCTAAGCAGATTATAGACATGGTATCAACATGTGCAGTGTGTAACGAACACCAGAAGTCCCAGCAAAAGGAGCCATTGTTACCACATGATACTCCTGTACTTCCTTGGGAAAAAATTGGAGCTGATAATTTTGAGTATCTCGGTAAAAACTATTTGCTACTTGTAGATTACTATAGTAATTTTTTTGAGATAAATCTTATCCCAACACTAAAGGCTTCAGATGTGATCATACATATGAAATCACAATTGGCTCGACATGGTATTCCAAGGGAAGTAATTAGTGACAATGGACCCTCATTTGCTTGTCAAGAATTTCTGAAATTTTCTAAAAGCTGGGGATTTAAGCACATTACGTCTAGCCCCAGATTTCCACAATCTAATGGTATGGCAGAACGGGCCATACAAACAGTGAAACAGCTTCTAAATAAAGCTAGAACGTCGGGTCAAGACCCATATATGGCCCTCTTGCAATTTCGAAATGCTCCATGCCCTGATGAACCTTCACCTGCACGGCTGCTCATGGGCCGCCGTCTGAGGACGAATCTTCCGACAACGGAGGCCTATCTCAGACCTCAAATcccagacaaaaaagaaaatgcttggaaaacaagaaaaagtaatcaagcaaaatattacaACAAAACAGCGAGGCGCACCGAGCGACCACACATTCAGCCTGGGAGCAAAGTGTGGATGCAAAAGAAGCCTGGCGATTTATGGGAACCAGCAGAGACCCCGAGATCATACAGGGTAAAAACACTGAATGGGATAACTTACCGAAGAAATAGAAGGATGTTAAGAGACACATGTACAAAATCAAGGGTCATGcctgatattttttaaatggacacCCCAGAGACAGTCATTAATGGTCAAACCACACAGCCAGAGAACGTGAGCGATATAAATGTGCAACAGGAACAGACTAACACTACCAATCTGCCACCTGTAATAACTCGATATGGTAGGCAAGTTCAGCCACCAGTACGTTACCCTGACGCAGATAATtagatacatatatatctttttattattatgcaatttgtatataattaatgtctatttgtaaacctagactgttgttgtttttttttactacacattttata
This genomic stretch from Biomphalaria glabrata chromosome 4, xgBioGlab47.1, whole genome shotgun sequence harbors:
- the LOC129925993 gene encoding uncharacterized protein K02A2.6-like, which encodes MNLIRRVDFIEDDTLSGYADVFTGLGCMEEEYTIKVNSNIKPVVHAARKVPAALRGGLRICLDPRDLNKAIQREHYQLPTIEEIASRLSGSQVFTVLDANSAFWQIKLDKSCTDLTTFNTPFGCYKFLRLPFGLNSSAEVFAKRFHQAFDVIQGVETYMDEILIAGRTIEEHDDRLRQVLDIARRKGIKLKPSKCSLRVRQVKFVGHIITDSGIKPDDSKIEAIQSMPYPTDRKELERFLGMINYLGKFLQNLSEITAPLRELLKQDNEWIWLEQHQKAVDYLKSLITTAPVLAFYDVSQSVKLSVDASQEGLGAVLMQNERPVAYASRSLTDCEKRYAQIEKEMLAIVFGVEHFHYYVYGRPIKVETDHKPLKAIIKKPLASTPPRLQRMLLRLMKYEILLEYKPGKEMSIPDTLSRASLPIKHPSSDDWDAQVHLIVNSLPMSDEYMNIFQQATADDAVLRLLKNNIMIGWPNKRAEIPQEIRAYSGFKEELSESNGLLFKGERLIVPKVLQKEMLQRLHQGHLGRDRCLVTAKEVFFWPGMSKQIIDMVSTCAVCNEHQKSQQKEPLLPHDTPVLPWEKIGADNFEYLGKNYLLLVDYYSNFFEINLIPTLKASDVIIHMKSQLARHGIPREVISDNGPSFACQEFLKFSKSWGFKHITSSPRFPQSNGMAERAIQTVKQLLNKARTSGQDPYMALLQFRNAPCPDEPSPARLLMGRRLRTNLPTTEAYLRPQIPDKKENAKLSQAINTMGLIMNRQRESPMATRDNFPKDVSVPLPPNPALEEAAIGSHNHPGVNPPEQNNGQNCPLMCKNGQSSIMFAWAKNAPPTVMPKERDILPGNAEVVTIQIEDLTIMSMIDILIVMPMIDSIIEGTLREDVTLMSTRVQGTIVGHIDLTKEEMEKQNIVGERKCHEVVMLLDALEDGQ